From one Deinococcus aetherius genomic stretch:
- a CDS encoding glycosyltransferase family 2 protein yields the protein METSSQHPPVTIVLINYNGWRFTDACLTSLRDLKYPAFRVLVVENGSTDDSLAQLRERWPDLELIEIARNVGFTAANNVGARRALEHGAQHVWFLNNDTVVDPLALSELVNTLEAEPRTGAVASVLYDMRVPEQVQAWGGGFVRLWRGDADMYFGPVARERLHFLGGTSLLVRRAALEQVGLFDERFFMYWEDADFGFRLRAAGWGLAVADGSRVWHVGSASMGEGNTRTTKSETFELNFTRSAVRFFRKHAPLPAVPILAGPGFHLLKRVLRGQWGRARAVTRGALQGFRRSGAGA from the coding sequence ATGGAGACCTCTTCTCAACACCCCCCCGTCACCATCGTTTTGATCAACTACAACGGCTGGCGCTTCACGGACGCCTGCCTGACCTCGCTGCGCGACCTCAAGTACCCGGCCTTCCGGGTCCTGGTGGTGGAAAACGGGTCCACCGACGACTCGCTGGCCCAGCTGCGGGAGCGCTGGCCGGACCTCGAACTCATCGAGATCGCGCGCAACGTGGGATTCACCGCCGCCAACAACGTGGGTGCGCGGCGGGCCCTGGAGCACGGCGCCCAGCACGTCTGGTTCCTGAACAACGACACGGTGGTCGACCCCCTCGCCCTCAGCGAGCTGGTGAACACCCTGGAGGCCGAGCCGCGCACGGGGGCCGTCGCCTCGGTGCTCTACGATATGCGGGTGCCCGAACAGGTGCAGGCCTGGGGCGGCGGCTTCGTGCGGCTGTGGAGAGGCGACGCCGATATGTACTTCGGGCCGGTGGCCCGCGAGCGGCTGCACTTCCTGGGCGGGACGAGCCTGCTGGTGCGCCGCGCCGCCCTGGAGCAGGTCGGGCTGTTCGACGAGCGCTTTTTCATGTACTGGGAGGACGCCGACTTCGGCTTCCGGCTGCGGGCGGCGGGTTGGGGGCTCGCGGTGGCGGACGGCTCGCGGGTGTGGCACGTGGGCAGCGCGAGCATGGGGGAGGGCAACACCCGGACGACCAAGAGCGAGACCTTCGAGTTGAACTTCACCCGGAGCGCCGTGCGCTTCTTTCGCAAGCACGCGCCCCTGCCCGCCGTGCCCATCCTCGCCGGGCCGGGTTTTCACCTGCTCAAGCGGGTGCTGCGCGGGCAGTGGGGAAGGGCGCGCGCTGTCACGCGGGGGGCCCTCCAGGGCTTTCGCCGCTCCGGGGCGGGGGCGTGA
- a CDS encoding O-antigen ligase family protein — MHLSRRKVDFWLHAGIFSLYLGTLSVFGLAKRVNDALGNAALFGLLVLSLALLAYAALRTRGVPLFGLVLLGLLPLVHYGVFVVTGASTVGASIYLYKFGGFLLAPFVWLWVRRHDDAQVERVIMLLSLVTALRALLAFALPGVHPGAAGTGALAFADDFGIYERVGGFARVFYPGMALVFLGLLISLERVLSARTLRVWPEVFKVALFTAALLVTLSRGSIIFALLLTSLYVLVRLLQRPVAHLRLARVALGGLVAVNALALVFTFSSFGASLGASLTGLTHSDRLTLDRANIDWRERQVKLAFSLVNTEERRLFGVGTHTLIPSNPDLLTGATNDLHYSYHSILWTFGYVGLGLLVAFGIVQPLVRAVWARGQLVLPFAFTTLYIALVGAYTIVFTTPDWNFALCLCAAYLNARAWKRQPSSRRETADLQAAPSGAVSL, encoded by the coding sequence GTGCATCTGTCACGTCGTAAGGTCGACTTCTGGCTGCACGCGGGCATCTTCAGCCTGTACCTGGGCACGCTGTCCGTCTTTGGCCTCGCCAAACGGGTGAACGACGCCCTGGGCAATGCCGCGCTGTTCGGGTTGCTCGTGCTGAGCCTGGCGTTGTTGGCCTATGCCGCGTTGCGCACCCGGGGGGTGCCGCTGTTCGGTCTGGTGCTGCTGGGACTGCTGCCCCTCGTGCATTACGGGGTGTTCGTGGTGACCGGAGCCTCCACCGTCGGGGCCTCTATCTATCTCTACAAGTTCGGCGGCTTCCTGCTCGCCCCCTTCGTCTGGCTGTGGGTGCGCCGCCACGACGACGCGCAGGTCGAGCGCGTCATCATGCTGCTCAGCCTCGTGACCGCACTGCGGGCCCTGCTCGCCTTCGCCCTGCCCGGGGTGCATCCCGGGGCGGCCGGAACGGGCGCGCTCGCCTTCGCAGACGACTTCGGTATCTACGAGCGCGTCGGCGGGTTCGCCCGGGTGTTCTACCCGGGGATGGCCCTGGTGTTTCTCGGGCTGCTGATCTCGCTCGAACGTGTCCTGTCGGCCCGGACCCTGCGGGTGTGGCCCGAGGTGTTCAAGGTGGCCCTGTTCACGGCGGCCCTGCTCGTCACGCTCTCGCGCGGCTCGATTATCTTCGCCCTGCTTCTGACCTCGCTGTACGTCCTGGTCAGGCTCCTGCAACGTCCCGTGGCCCACCTGCGCCTGGCCCGCGTCGCGCTCGGGGGGCTCGTCGCCGTCAACGCCCTTGCGCTGGTCTTCACGTTCTCGTCCTTCGGTGCGTCGCTCGGCGCGTCCCTGACGGGCCTCACGCACTCCGACCGCCTCACTCTCGACCGTGCCAACATCGACTGGCGGGAGCGGCAGGTCAAACTTGCCTTCAGCCTGGTGAACACGGAGGAGCGGCGGCTTTTTGGCGTGGGTACCCACACCCTGATTCCGAGCAATCCCGACCTGCTCACGGGCGCGACCAACGACTTGCACTACTCGTACCACTCGATTCTGTGGACCTTCGGGTACGTCGGGCTGGGGCTGCTCGTGGCCTTCGGCATCGTGCAACCGCTCGTGCGCGCCGTCTGGGCACGCGGACAACTGGTCCTTCCCTTCGCCTTTACCACCTTGTACATCGCGCTCGTCGGCGCGTACACCATCGTGTTCACCACGCCCGACTGGAATTTCGCGCTGTGCCTGTGCGCCGCGTATCTGAACGCCCGCGCCTGGAAGCGGCAGCCCTCCTCCAGGCGTGAGACGGCCGATCTCCAGGCCGCGCCGTCCGGTGCGGTTTCCCTGTAA
- a CDS encoding right-handed parallel beta-helix repeat-containing protein has product MNQTQVASRSSFALLVTAALLVGCGVSRPGGTSGGEEVAQQLEAERAGTVSLSANEVQALTVVDSGVPNGGKVISDAAASGGQAVKLLSNGNAVRFTVPAGSAAGNYTVRVRGRGDLWGNLYRESPIVTLRVNGAEKGRVELSSATYAVFTVGTFALKPGDTLDVTFINDAYDGANDRNAVIDYLIIDPAGTTSAPTSPSTPTPAPGTVSGNAVDVRSFGAKGDGVTDDTAALNRAAAGAAGKDILFPAGTYLVSGPVVFANLNGRTVSGAGATIKAAPSWVQRGRDIGILTFRNARDVTIRGFTLQGFANRNISAFAYRMDGLIVEYSQNVTVEGTEVREVQSVGINGEHSQGFKVLDSRSLRAHGHGMGCEDCRNSVFRGNTIVGDADPNASVSNQNTGIGLMLQLGDTVLIENNTIKNQWDTATKTEGTNNVTYRGNTVDVFGKDGIKIQSFPSGGVNRVYGGVIENNRVSGGRRWRKDGGGLALLQGVVGGRISGNKLYGLGNPNVPDTGIVLNTFGSPTRDVVVEDNEVKNAYVGLMLAAENGTVVRHNTFTSDARSMKTCIEIPGSPNSLIEGNTFSGFREICTVVYGGRDTTIGRNTYRDGDTGVFVNGSTQPGYRILNNTFDSTVSRPINIQGSPTCSGNTGAVPKVCQ; this is encoded by the coding sequence ATGAATCAGACTCAGGTTGCTTCCCGTTCATCATTCGCTCTGCTCGTCACCGCCGCGCTGCTGGTGGGGTGTGGAGTTTCCCGGCCGGGGGGCACGTCGGGCGGAGAGGAAGTCGCCCAGCAACTGGAGGCGGAGCGCGCCGGCACCGTCTCGCTGTCCGCGAACGAGGTCCAGGCGCTGACGGTGGTTGACTCTGGGGTGCCCAACGGGGGGAAGGTAATCAGTGACGCCGCCGCGAGCGGGGGGCAGGCGGTGAAGCTGCTCAGCAACGGCAACGCCGTGCGCTTCACGGTGCCTGCGGGGTCGGCGGCGGGGAACTACACGGTGCGGGTGCGGGGGCGGGGGGACCTCTGGGGCAACCTCTACCGGGAGAGCCCCATCGTGACCCTGCGGGTGAACGGGGCGGAGAAGGGCAGGGTTGAGCTGAGCAGCGCGACCTACGCCGTCTTCACGGTGGGGACCTTCGCTCTCAAACCGGGCGACACCCTCGACGTGACCTTCATCAACGACGCCTATGACGGCGCCAACGACCGCAACGCCGTCATCGACTACCTGATCATCGACCCGGCGGGCACGACCTCGGCGCCCACCTCCCCGAGCACCCCCACTCCCGCGCCGGGCACCGTTTCGGGGAATGCGGTGGATGTCAGGAGTTTCGGTGCCAAGGGTGACGGGGTGACCGACGACACCGCAGCTCTGAACCGCGCTGCCGCCGGGGCGGCCGGGAAGGACATCCTCTTTCCGGCAGGCACTTACCTCGTGAGCGGCCCCGTGGTCTTCGCCAACCTGAACGGGCGGACAGTGAGCGGCGCGGGGGCCACGATCAAGGCGGCGCCGAGCTGGGTTCAACGCGGAAGGGACATCGGCATCCTGACCTTCAGGAACGCGCGCGACGTGACCATTCGGGGGTTTACCCTCCAGGGCTTCGCCAACCGCAACATCTCGGCTTTCGCCTACCGCATGGACGGCCTGATCGTGGAATACAGCCAGAACGTCACCGTGGAGGGCACGGAGGTGCGCGAGGTCCAGTCCGTCGGCATCAACGGCGAACATTCTCAGGGCTTCAAGGTGCTGGACAGCCGAAGCCTGCGGGCTCACGGCCACGGCATGGGGTGCGAGGACTGCCGCAACAGCGTGTTCCGGGGCAACACCATCGTGGGCGATGCCGACCCGAACGCCTCAGTGTCCAACCAGAACACGGGCATCGGGCTGATGCTGCAACTGGGAGACACCGTCCTGATCGAGAACAACACGATCAAGAACCAGTGGGACACGGCGACCAAGACCGAGGGCACGAACAACGTGACCTACCGGGGCAATACCGTGGACGTGTTTGGCAAAGACGGGATCAAAATCCAGTCCTTCCCGAGTGGCGGCGTCAACCGGGTGTACGGCGGCGTGATCGAGAACAACAGGGTGAGCGGTGGCCGGCGCTGGCGTAAGGATGGGGGCGGACTCGCACTGCTTCAGGGCGTGGTCGGGGGCAGGATCAGCGGCAACAAACTCTACGGTCTGGGCAACCCGAATGTTCCGGACACGGGCATCGTGCTCAACACGTTCGGCAGCCCGACGCGGGACGTCGTGGTTGAGGACAACGAGGTCAAGAACGCGTACGTCGGTCTGATGCTGGCGGCCGAGAACGGCACGGTGGTCCGCCACAACACCTTCACGAGTGACGCCCGCTCCATGAAGACCTGTATCGAGATTCCCGGCAGCCCGAACAGCCTGATCGAGGGAAACACCTTCAGCGGGTTCCGGGAGATCTGCACGGTGGTCTACGGCGGCCGGGACACGACCATCGGGCGCAACACCTACCGTGACGGTGACACTGGAGTTTTCGTCAACGGAAGCACCCAGCCGGGCTACCGGATCCTGAACAACACGTTTGACAGCACAGTGTCGCGTCCCATCAACATCCAAGGCAGCCCGACCTGCTCGGGTAATACCGGCGCCGTTCCGAAGGTGTGCCAGTAG
- a CDS encoding Ig-like domain-containing protein has protein sequence MKNYRTLALLTSVSLLLAACNGTRTPTPSAVASVEVTAPSDLNVKLNDAATTTRFTAVARAANGTALTGKTVTWKSSNPDVATIDANGVVTARHFGETTISATVDGVAGNKTATLRTYGLEVFAGVRDNGFDTAMFFRYRTKTGLNPAKVSFTVSGPSGWNGGQSPSFDPAVSTYFPRGDGSGLHWFEFGWTKTGVIPAVLGDYTVKFNVDGEEWTSTTKITSLTNSAAVPTNIRKTGYDGSAVTAVWDNVMPNGSYLAEVAGFQPPLYVKNPTAVIPAPGLTPGNTYYIAVHALTLDTTAPVTTILSGGQFDVRFNTGSFVP, from the coding sequence GTGAAAAACTACCGCACCCTCGCCCTCCTGACCAGCGTTTCCCTCCTGTTGGCCGCCTGTAACGGTACCCGCACTCCGACCCCCTCGGCTGTGGCGAGCGTCGAGGTGACGGCGCCGAGCGACCTCAACGTCAAGCTCAACGACGCGGCGACGACCACCCGGTTCACGGCCGTCGCCCGGGCCGCGAACGGCACCGCCCTGACCGGCAAGACCGTCACCTGGAAGTCCAGCAACCCCGACGTGGCGACCATCGACGCGAACGGCGTGGTGACGGCGAGGCACTTCGGGGAGACCACCATCAGCGCTACGGTGGACGGCGTGGCGGGGAACAAGACGGCCACCCTGAGAACCTACGGCCTGGAGGTCTTCGCGGGCGTCCGCGACAACGGCTTCGACACCGCGATGTTCTTCCGCTACCGCACGAAGACGGGGCTTAACCCCGCCAAGGTCAGCTTCACCGTCAGCGGTCCCTCTGGCTGGAACGGCGGCCAGAGCCCCTCATTCGACCCGGCGGTCTCGACCTACTTCCCCAGGGGGGACGGCAGCGGGCTCCACTGGTTCGAGTTCGGCTGGACCAAAACGGGGGTCATTCCTGCGGTGCTCGGCGACTACACGGTGAAGTTCAACGTCGACGGCGAGGAGTGGACCTCCACGACCAAGATCACCTCGCTGACCAACTCGGCCGCCGTCCCCACCAACATCCGGAAGACGGGGTACGACGGTTCGGCCGTCACGGCCGTGTGGGACAACGTGATGCCAAATGGAAGCTACCTTGCTGAGGTCGCGGGCTTTCAGCCGCCCCTGTACGTCAAGAACCCCACGGCGGTCATCCCCGCGCCGGGGCTGACGCCCGGCAACACGTACTACATCGCCGTTCACGCCCTGACCCTCGACACCACCGCCCCCGTCACCACCATCCTGAGCGGGGGGCAGTTCGACGTCCGGTTCAACACGGGGTCCTTCGTTCCCTGA
- a CDS encoding MBOAT family O-acyltransferase, translating into MVFNSDIFLFAFLPVVFALFWLLREKQARYILLTISGYIFYGYWDWRFCFLMLFSSLVSFGSGLMIQRAQDQKTKRAWMIGTICVDLALLGFFKYYNFFAESLHAVDPAIAPPLLNIILPIGISFYTFHTISYVVDVAAGRVRATSNIFEYLTYVSLFSQLVAGPIVRFRQIEADLERIDKPPQTDQMALGVGFFAVGLIKKVVIADTIARLVDPMLANHGDLSMLGAWVAALGYTFQLYFDFSGYSDMAVGLGYLFGIRIPQNFNAPYKALGIGDFWRRWHISLSSWLRDYLYISLGGNRKGPTRTNVNLVIVMLLGGLWHGANWTFVIWGAYHGILLVIDRALQPWLKRWPPLLYRWGTFLLVIVGWVFFRSESLSMALDWLGKMVGIGTGNGDIPQTLMVLCVLCFVAVNTLPETWDIRFPKTVRWAPVYALSLLLAYLFMNGANSTFLYYQF; encoded by the coding sequence ATGGTCTTTAATTCCGACATCTTCCTCTTCGCATTCCTGCCCGTCGTCTTCGCGCTGTTCTGGCTGCTGCGGGAAAAGCAGGCCCGCTACATCCTGCTGACGATTAGCGGGTACATCTTCTACGGGTACTGGGACTGGCGTTTTTGCTTCCTGATGCTGTTTTCCAGCCTGGTGAGCTTCGGCTCGGGCCTGATGATCCAGCGGGCCCAGGACCAGAAGACCAAGCGGGCCTGGATGATCGGCACGATTTGCGTGGACTTGGCGCTGCTGGGCTTTTTCAAGTACTACAACTTCTTCGCCGAGAGCCTGCACGCGGTCGACCCCGCCATCGCGCCGCCCCTCCTGAACATCATCTTGCCCATCGGCATCAGCTTCTACACCTTCCACACGATCTCCTACGTCGTGGACGTGGCGGCGGGCCGGGTGCGCGCCACGAGCAACATCTTCGAGTACCTGACCTACGTCAGCCTCTTCTCGCAGCTCGTCGCCGGGCCCATCGTGCGCTTCCGGCAGATCGAGGCCGACCTCGAGCGGATCGACAAGCCGCCCCAAACCGACCAGATGGCGCTCGGCGTCGGCTTCTTCGCCGTCGGCCTGATCAAGAAGGTGGTGATCGCCGACACCATCGCGCGGTTGGTCGACCCCATGCTCGCCAACCACGGGGACCTCTCCATGCTGGGCGCGTGGGTGGCCGCGCTGGGCTACACCTTCCAGCTCTACTTCGACTTCAGCGGGTACTCGGATATGGCGGTCGGCCTGGGCTACCTCTTCGGCATCCGCATCCCGCAGAACTTCAACGCGCCCTACAAGGCGCTCGGAATCGGCGACTTCTGGCGGCGCTGGCACATCAGCCTGAGTTCGTGGCTGCGCGACTACCTGTACATCAGCCTGGGCGGCAACCGCAAGGGGCCCACCCGCACGAACGTCAACCTCGTGATCGTGATGCTGTTGGGCGGCCTCTGGCACGGGGCGAACTGGACCTTCGTGATCTGGGGAGCCTACCACGGCATTCTGCTGGTGATCGACCGCGCCCTCCAGCCCTGGCTGAAGCGCTGGCCGCCCCTGCTGTACCGCTGGGGCACCTTCCTCCTGGTGATCGTGGGCTGGGTGTTCTTCCGCTCCGAGAGCCTGTCCATGGCCCTCGACTGGCTGGGCAAGATGGTGGGCATCGGCACGGGCAATGGGGACATCCCCCAGACCCTGATGGTGCTGTGCGTGCTGTGCTTCGTGGCCGTGAACACCCTGCCCGAGACCTGGGACATCCGCTTCCCCAAGACGGTGCGCTGGGCCCCCGTGTACGCCCTGAGCCTGCTCCTCGCCTACCTCTTCATGAACGGTGCCAACAGCACCTTCCTCTACTACCAGTTCTGA
- a CDS encoding carbohydrate-binding domain-containing protein, with translation MTSFPIRTSTTLFKLTLLGLPLLLAACSNSDSTPPTPETTLTAPASSSPAATLEAEQGQTLVLPGTDLSAQAAVEPGAPTGGQVISDSNASGGQAVSLLSTGSAVRFTVPAGAASGNYTVRVQGRAVAYNGNPIVAVQLNGSEKGRVELTTTSYSAFTVGTFALKAGDVLTVVFTNDAYGGTPSTDRNAVVDYLILDPASTGSTSGGTAVKVDAVPGAGARTSGSYVTLLGNGATANLTVPTGVSGTYRLQLQAKGDVFQGEPVVEVRKGGAVLGKVTVGATAGLYDVGNLSLQPGDQLNVVFVNDYSTGPWPNDRNAMIDYGVFTPVTTAAPAPVAAPTPTPTPAPTPTATVTTGTDVKTFGARGDGRTDDTAALQRAADSKQSLYFPAGTYVVSKPVVFNSTSGQVITGDPAALIKISSAWNNGGANFGALTFRNPTNLTVKSLAFKGFTNLGDTWGSSRQEGIQVYGGSNVTFDGITVDSAHSFGINGDDVSGYKVTGSKMTYIHGSGIGCGNCTNVVVSGNYVTGTADPSTPMDQGNNTSGIGIFLQNGSGALIENNTIKNQWDTATKTEGMSNVTYRGNTVDTFGKDAIKVMYLPNDQGGSGQVVKNALIENNVVRNFTHWRYDGTGGLLVAGVDGATLRGNTVYGPGKSIDSNGITVASFSDNVPQNRNVTVEDNTVFEARRGMVIKSDTATVARRNRFSSTSGAMTRCVDLDRGNGTVLEDNTFEGFTNICVLAYNSIDNITLQRNTYKSGQAGLWLNANDSTGFKVLSNSFENVPEPLPYQGTVAQCSGNTGTGVRSECR, from the coding sequence ATGACCTCTTTCCCCATTCGCACGAGCACCACCCTGTTCAAACTCACCCTGCTCGGCCTGCCCCTGCTGCTGGCCGCGTGCTCGAACTCGGATTCCACCCCGCCGACCCCAGAGACGACGCTGACCGCCCCCGCCTCCAGCTCGCCCGCAGCGACCCTCGAGGCCGAGCAGGGCCAGACCCTCGTGCTGCCGGGCACCGACCTGTCGGCGCAGGCTGCGGTCGAGCCCGGAGCCCCCACGGGGGGGCAGGTTATCAGCGACTCGAACGCCAGCGGGGGTCAGGCGGTCAGCCTGCTCTCGACCGGCAGCGCCGTGCGCTTCACCGTGCCTGCGGGAGCCGCGTCCGGGAACTACACGGTTCGGGTGCAGGGCCGCGCCGTGGCTTACAACGGCAACCCCATCGTCGCCGTGCAACTCAACGGCAGTGAGAAGGGCCGGGTAGAACTCACGACCACCTCCTACTCCGCCTTCACAGTGGGCACTTTTGCGCTGAAGGCGGGCGACGTCCTCACCGTGGTGTTCACCAACGACGCGTACGGCGGCACGCCCTCCACGGACCGCAACGCCGTGGTGGACTATTTGATCCTCGACCCGGCGAGCACGGGCTCCACCTCCGGCGGCACGGCGGTGAAGGTGGACGCGGTGCCGGGGGCGGGCGCGAGGACCAGCGGAAGCTACGTCACGTTGCTCGGCAACGGCGCCACCGCAAACCTCACGGTTCCCACCGGGGTGAGCGGCACCTACCGGCTGCAACTTCAGGCCAAGGGAGACGTGTTCCAGGGTGAACCCGTGGTCGAGGTTCGCAAGGGCGGCGCGGTCCTCGGCAAGGTGACGGTGGGCGCCACGGCCGGGCTGTACGACGTCGGCAACCTCTCGCTGCAGCCGGGGGACCAGCTGAACGTGGTCTTCGTCAACGACTACTCGACGGGGCCTTGGCCGAACGACCGCAACGCCATGATCGACTACGGCGTGTTCACGCCCGTTACCACGGCGGCTCCCGCGCCGGTGGCGGCCCCCACTCCTACCCCCACCCCCGCCCCCACCCCCACGGCGACGGTCACGACAGGCACCGACGTGAAGACGTTCGGCGCGAGGGGAGACGGCCGCACCGACGACACGGCCGCCCTTCAGCGGGCCGCCGACAGCAAGCAGAGCCTCTACTTCCCGGCGGGCACCTACGTGGTCTCGAAGCCGGTCGTGTTCAACTCCACCTCGGGGCAGGTCATTACGGGCGACCCGGCCGCGCTGATCAAGATCTCGAGCGCCTGGAACAACGGGGGGGCGAACTTCGGCGCGCTGACCTTCAGAAATCCGACCAACCTCACGGTGAAGTCGCTGGCCTTCAAGGGCTTCACCAACCTGGGCGACACCTGGGGTTCAAGTCGGCAGGAGGGCATCCAGGTGTACGGTGGCAGCAACGTCACCTTCGACGGCATCACGGTGGACAGCGCCCATTCCTTCGGAATCAACGGGGACGACGTGAGCGGCTACAAGGTCACGGGCAGCAAGATGACCTATATCCACGGCAGCGGTATCGGCTGCGGCAACTGCACGAACGTCGTGGTTTCAGGCAACTACGTCACGGGGACCGCCGACCCGAGTACCCCGATGGATCAGGGCAACAACACGTCTGGCATCGGCATCTTCCTCCAGAACGGGAGCGGCGCCCTGATCGAGAACAACACGATCAAGAACCAGTGGGACACGGCGACCAAGACCGAGGGCATGAGCAACGTGACCTACCGGGGGAACACGGTCGATACCTTCGGCAAGGACGCCATCAAGGTGATGTACCTTCCCAACGATCAGGGCGGCAGCGGCCAGGTCGTCAAGAACGCCCTGATCGAGAACAACGTCGTCAGGAACTTTACCCACTGGCGCTACGACGGCACGGGCGGCCTCCTGGTTGCCGGCGTGGACGGAGCGACCCTGCGCGGCAACACAGTCTACGGCCCCGGCAAATCCATCGATTCCAACGGGATCACCGTCGCCAGCTTCTCGGACAACGTCCCCCAGAACCGCAACGTCACGGTCGAGGACAACACGGTCTTCGAGGCCCGCAGGGGCATGGTGATCAAGAGCGACACCGCCACGGTGGCCCGGCGCAACCGCTTCTCCAGCACGAGCGGCGCGATGACCCGCTGCGTCGACCTGGATCGCGGAAACGGCACGGTGCTGGAGGACAACACCTTCGAGGGCTTCACGAACATCTGCGTCCTGGCCTACAACAGCATCGACAATATCACCCTCCAGCGCAACACCTACAAGAGCGGCCAGGCCGGGCTGTGGCTGAACGCGAACGATTCCACCGGCTTCAAGGTTCTCAGCAACTCCTTCGAGAACGTGCCCGAGCCGCTGCCCTACCAGGGCACCGTGGCTCAGTGCAGCGGCAATACAGGCACCGGCGTTCGTAGCGAGTGCCGTTAA
- a CDS encoding glycosyltransferase family 4 protein: MTATAGRPSAPARRPLQRALYISIQDSGDKRSWSGTSFRMRRCLEAAGYDVACVDGLATFTSPLVRAKAAWARVNGRKYVRDRTPFTLRRYARQIEERAAALDYDFVFSAGSMPVALLRERKPIVCWGDATFGALLNFYPDLRGLSRESEALGHRFESLALHRAAAVIYASDWAARSAISLYGVDPAKVHVVPFGANLDVQLSPSDLGPLIARRLADPVVKLLFIGVEWERKGGPSVLEVAGLLRNAGVPCELHVVGVTPPGPLPDFVKLHGFLDKNTPEGTARLAALLCESHFFLMPSQAECFGIVFAEASAFALPSVGTNVGGIPSAITPGVNGLLVELGTPPAEITRQVMELWGDPAGYASLCRSAYDEYTRRLNWDAAGRALRRIIDGLDPAGASA, from the coding sequence GTGACGGCCACGGCCGGGCGGCCCTCGGCGCCTGCCCGCCGTCCGCTGCAACGGGCGCTGTATATCAGCATCCAAGACAGCGGCGACAAGAGAAGTTGGTCGGGCACCTCCTTCCGGATGCGGCGCTGCCTGGAGGCCGCTGGGTACGACGTGGCGTGCGTGGACGGGCTCGCCACCTTCACGTCGCCCCTGGTCCGCGCCAAGGCCGCCTGGGCACGCGTGAATGGGCGCAAGTATGTGCGGGACCGCACCCCCTTCACCCTGCGGCGGTACGCGCGGCAGATTGAGGAGCGCGCCGCCGCCCTCGACTACGATTTCGTGTTCAGCGCCGGCAGCATGCCCGTCGCGCTGCTGCGGGAGCGTAAACCCATCGTGTGCTGGGGGGACGCCACCTTCGGGGCCCTCCTGAATTTCTACCCGGACCTGCGGGGCCTCAGCCGGGAATCCGAGGCGCTCGGCCACCGGTTCGAGTCCCTGGCGCTGCACCGGGCGGCGGCCGTGATCTACGCGTCGGACTGGGCGGCGCGGTCGGCCATCTCCCTCTACGGGGTGGACCCCGCCAAGGTCCACGTGGTCCCCTTCGGCGCGAACCTCGACGTGCAACTCTCACCGTCGGACCTCGGGCCGCTCATCGCCCGTCGGCTGGCCGATCCGGTCGTGAAGCTGCTGTTTATCGGGGTGGAGTGGGAGCGCAAGGGCGGCCCCAGCGTGCTCGAGGTCGCGGGGCTTCTTCGGAACGCGGGGGTGCCGTGTGAATTGCATGTGGTGGGCGTCACGCCCCCCGGCCCCCTTCCGGACTTCGTAAAGCTCCACGGCTTTCTGGACAAGAACACACCCGAGGGAACCGCGCGCCTGGCCGCCCTGCTGTGCGAGAGCCATTTTTTCCTCATGCCCTCCCAGGCCGAGTGCTTCGGGATCGTCTTTGCGGAGGCCAGTGCTTTTGCCCTGCCCTCGGTGGGCACGAACGTGGGCGGCATCCCCAGCGCCATCACCCCCGGCGTGAACGGCCTGCTGGTTGAACTCGGCACCCCGCCCGCCGAGATCACACGGCAGGTAATGGAGCTGTGGGGTGACCCTGCCGGGTACGCTTCCCTGTGCCGCTCGGCGTACGACGAGTACACCCGGCGCCTTAACTGGGACGCGGCGGGGCGGGCGCTGCGCCGGATCATCGACGGGCTGGACCCGGCGGGCGCAAGCGCCTGA